CCCTCTCGctacactcttaggtgtagacatgccccaggttgaCGAAGCCTGTTTTACACTTACCGCTCTGTTACAATCCAGGATAGCTCactgatatatttattttaaaacatttatgtgcTGCATTTGCAAATGCTTAAAGGGGGCTTGCAAGCTAAAATATTATTCCCATATTAAAATAACACCACAATACAAGATAAGTGCACCATAATTTCTTAAGGAAATGCATTCATAATTTCTCCACTAGACTTGGCAAACATAAGTCAAAGTAATAGATCACTCTGGAGCATGGGAGTTACAGCAAGGACTCTGCTTCTAGCCATAGATGCTCTGGTCTCAGAGATGGCATGCCAGGCAGGGCTTGAGCTGCCAATTGTGACCACCCATGAGGGCCTATTATAGGAAGAACCAGCCCCTCAGCATATGTGGGTCCTATGCTGTGTACAGAACTCCTCCCTCATGCTCACCAAATATGTGAAGAGGTTGACCTCATTCAGGTTGACCTCATTCAGCATGTTTAAAATGTTCCTTACACATGTCCAGCTTTTCCTCACAACTGGAAGTTGTGGGCCGATCATGATCCCAATTGTAAGGAAGATGTCAAttgcattacatttctatactgcccaatagccaaacctagctgagtggttcacaaaaattacaagctaataaaaatgtaatataaaccCTTTAACACCcactatttaaaaaatgataatagCTTAGAACATATACAATAGAAGACCAGGGACTGAGAAAATAACTGACATTAAATGCCAGtatatgccatcaaatgcttgggagtagaggaaagtcctAACCTGGtgctaaaaaacaacaatgttGGGCTCGGGAATTCATTTGGGAGAGTATTCCACAATTGGgctgctactgagaaggcctttcCTTCTGCACAGCCAACAAGTGTGGCTTTTGTGAATATAGTTTATGTGCAATATGAATTTTTCACAGGGATCTGAACTCAGATTATCTGCCTCCCACTGTAGTGAACTGGATGGAAAATGTAGTTAACTTTGTTGATAATAGTTACTAGTATTTATGTGTGCTATTGTAGTAATCCTTATAACAGCCCTGTACATTCTCTCTGCATTATCCTGTTTGTCAGGGTCTTCTTGATAGAACTGTCCTTTTTCTAAGTTTGAGTCATATATCTCAATGAGATGTATGTAATGGATAGAGTGATTCTATGGTGTGGGGATGGGGTGAGAGTTTCTGTGGCAGAAGAACTGCCACATCCAAAGTCCTGCCAACATGTTGTGGTCAGAGTGAGAGGTGTGGGCAACTTTTCCCTCTTTCCTGGGGAGGAAGATTTTTTCTTTGCCCCTCTCATTGTAGTCAATGGGAAATAATTAACTACGCCAACTCCAACACTGCAATAATTTAGGGTCTGTTTTGGGGGACATATCAGGGGGATTTAGGATCCTGTGGATCTTTGGCTGCCTCTACGACCCTTTTAGCCACCACTGCTTATGGGGCATCTCTTTGCTGGCATATTGAGAGGCCTTTGGCAGCATAAATAATGTTTTACCTGCGTTCCTCCTTCTACTCCAGCAGAGCAGCACTTTACACAGAACTTTTTAGGTCAGTTTGTACATTTGGAATCTTGAGaatgtgttgtgggtgctctcgcAAACTGGGTGCCATTGGGCAGActtacccattcataaaatggctgctatgatgGACATGGCCACTCACAaatattcatttcccagaaggcaaagtggtgaggctaaaagaaaagtaacttgcccaagagccTAATATAAGGCAGAGATGGATTTTGATCTCtaaaccactcctttgaacccaagtAAAGATGGCACTGTGGGTCAacctctcatttttttaaaaaaacgttcttAAGCTTAAGAAAAAACCTTAAGAATGAAACAAAAATCAAGAGTGTCAGGGAGCCTCGTGGGCACCAAGGGAGGTatctgtgggcacattggtgGGAGATCCCAGCCTTAATATCACTTCCAATGGCCCCTCAGCTGACAGTTGGCTGGTTTTAGGATTGTTCCCCtagggcacaaccctatacatatttaattagaaaaaaagcccaacaactcccagcattccacagtgaGTAGGgctggctcaggaatgctgggagttgtaaggttttttttcctgtttaaacatgcgtaGGTTTATGCCCTAGGGGAACCAtcaatcattatttttaaatagtgtaaccTTTGCACACTTAATGAGATAAATGAGGTATAAGCTATAACAGTAAAATTGATGTTATTTTGAAGTCCATAGTCAAGGTTCTATTAATACAGTTTCTAAATGGCATCTTCACAATTAGGCCTTAAAACAGCATAACTGTACCATCTCAGCTCTATCCTCTTATTCACTGTACACTGAACAATCAAAATAATTGCTGGTGTCCCCTTTAACATCTTTAGACAGAGATTCCAAACTTATCCACATCTATGGAAAAGTAAGATGCGTTTCTTTAAAGAACACAAATCCTTCTTTGGTAGAAGAATAGAATTAAAACGTTAATCCACAACTGTCAATGGAGTGAACAAAATATTGTCACTCAGACACTGTACAGGAAAAGTCTGGCTTTTTTGTTACAACACTGTTACCTTTCCCTGGACTGAAAATGTGGTGTCAGATAAATCGTAGCACTTGTCAGTGAAATCTTCATTAAATTCCTGTCTCATACATGGCTGAATCACTGCTCTCATTGAAATTAATTTAATCTTCCACCATGTCCTGAAGCATGCACTAGTGGAGGAGGCACCATTCTTTTTGTGTCAGTGGGTACATCTAGAATTTTGATAAAGCATCATGGGtgtgctcacaaaatggctgccattgaggctttttttttttttttattaaatttttattcattttcaacactatataaacatagataaacattaccaaaatataactgaaacaaaacacaataagaaaaaaaaacatcaaatatctgctacatacatattgaataattgttgagtacaaatatcaaaaactattacatataccttatcatactacaacatcttcgttcttaacataaaagtgcaccccccacctcgggatcattcttgagtccaaaatctaatcgtttcttctgctggtggtttcccacttcccttagtaaacacaaacactaggaactgtttccaaattccttcgaactcatttattttagttacgccttttctccacttaatattacatgtcagtttatcattaatggctatgtcccatacttctttgtaccattcctcaatagaatattccccttggaccttccagttcctagctaccatcagtcgtgctgcaaccaacaaattcgatatcagctctatagttccttttccacactttatatcttcaaatagtgacagcaatgctatttttggtgtttgttctattttcattcccactatttcttcaatttctgagaacaccatcttccataatctttgtacatatttgcattgccaccacatatgtaaatacgttcctttttccccacaacctctccaacaatttgctgaatgttgatcacttatcttattcaatctaaccggggttaggtaccacctccataggattttaaaataattctcctttattcttactgataaacttctcaacactctttgtttccatagtccctcccagctctgtcgccctatttgtatcttcaaatctgattcccaaaccattttctctgtattctctctaaactccttctctaacaatattttatatatttcactcattaatccttttgaaactatactccctcctttcccttcctccttacttactactaattcttcaaacctcgtcatctttctgcacattctattatctttaatccactttttattccattgctctaattgaccatattctagccaagatagcttcttctcctttaacaaattttccatatcctctcttgttttaatatctcttacccaatcctttaatcttattttatttttctcttttaatattttacataatctaccctttagatcctctgggaaattctttaacattattatcggtgctaagggagagttgttcggaagcagcttccctttaaatttactccaaatttcccattgagtcctcaggagtggattatctatacttccaacccactttcttcctccgtctttaaaaaaaacattctccaaattcatctctaccttatttatggttttttcttccatccaatataaatctcctactcccataattgcttctacaacatgtcttaatctatttgctacgcagtataattttatgtttgggagacccattcccccctttttttggcttaggtaccaattatttttattcactcttgctctcttttctccattacaatatttattaataatattttgccaactttttatctcggtttctgatatttttataggtaacattctaaatacaaaattaattttagctaatatcttcatttttattaaggctattcttccgaaccaagataaatttaatcttttatatttctccaatttctctaatacctctttctttaacctcgttaaattttccttttcaagattctctaaattttttgtaattttaattcccaaatatttaatctcattcttaactttcaattccattcccttaaattcccaatccttttcttccttcttggtatagttaaacaacatcatctctgatttagaccaatttatttttaaccctgtaatttcctcaaattccctcaactgatatttaattctttctaattttcttaatggattcttaatggtcaataaagtgtcatccgcaaacatgtttaactttatttcccttacctctccaattccttctaactcttcatcctcccttagtgccttcgccaaaacttccataaccattacaaacaggaccggcgagagcggacatccttgtcttgttcctctggctagtcgtatcttttcagtaagtccgtcatttaccaccactaccgccgtattttgggaatatagctgttctattacatttttaaatttatttccaaatcccaatttatctataatactctttagtgcctgccagctcacacaatcaaaagctttaaaaatatctaatgccataatacctgccttaatatttgctttttttattacatttattacatttaaaactctacccactaaattatgcatatgccttcctaccacaaacccacattgatctgctcctatatattctgccaaaaatttatttagccgtttggccataatagatgtaaaaattttagcatcctgatttattaaagaaataggtctataagaatcgggattagtcaaatctttatctggttttgggatcagaattatcactgaatgttcccatgattcaggtatcttctctcctgataatatcctattataaagttccattaattttggaactaaacagtctttgaagaccttataatattctggacccaaaccatctgctcccggtgatttaccaacttttaacttatcaataacctcttcaacttctctttgagttattactgactccattaactccttatattctaattttattcccttctttataaaccttccaatatactcctccaccttttcttgttgaatttctttactcttatacaattcttgatagaattcctgaaaattttttattttagctttcattgcatgacaataattccctcggctatctttcaacgtttctatcccatctCAGCTCTATCCTCTTATTCACTGTACACTGAACAATCAAAATAATTGCTGGTGTCCCCTTTAACATCTTTAGACAGAGATTCCAAACTTATCCACATCTATGGAAAAGTAAGATGCGTTTCTTTAAAGAACACAAATCCTTCTTTGGTAGAAGAATAGAATTAAAACGTTAATCCACAACTGTCAATGGAGTGAACAAAATATTGTCACTCAGACACTGTACAGGAAAAGTCTGGCTTTTTTGTTACAACACTGTTACCTTTCCCTGGACTGAAAATGTGGTGTCAGATAAATCGTAGCACTTGTCAGTGAAATCTTCATTAAATTCCTGTCTCATACATGGCTGAATCACTGCTCTCATTGAAATTAATTTAATCTTCCACCATGTCCTGAAGCATGCACTAGTGGAGGAGGCACCATTCTTTTTGTGTCAGTGGGTACATCTAGAATTTTGATAAAGCATCATGGGtgtgctcacaaaatggctgccattgaggcttgaccattcataaaatggtggccatgggAGGGCCTGTCTTGTCACAAAGCATtcatttcccacaaggcaaacGTGTGaatctaaaagaaaaaaacaacttgcccaagaacctaattcAAGGCTCTGAGCTCTAaagcacaaaaccactcttttgaacccaaataaagatggtactGGAGAGTGGCACCATTTTGAGCAGGGACAGAAAGGCTAGTGAGTGCCAAAAGTCTAGTGGATTCAGGGTTCACTcttattctcctcctccctgaTTTCTCTTGATTGAAATAAACTGTGGGTGGAGATAACAGCTGCACTTTAAATCTGAccgcttttcaacatttttttttcaagctaaCAAACCCCTGTCTCTGCTCTCTGTATAGAAAATCTCTGCAACTCCTCCTTTGTTCAGATTTTAAGCTTGCTCAGTGTAACACAATTTACACTGTTGGCCAATGGCAAATATCTGGGAAAATGTAGTGtttaaattcagtgaaattgaacTGACTTGGAATGCATTTACACTACAAAGCCATTTTATTAGCTAAAGACATCTTCTGTTGGACACATAATTTTATATCAGGTTTGGTGCCAAGACTGGTTATTGTTTTCATCGGTGACAACAGAAATGTTCGACTGAGGGCCTGCGACTGCTGTGACCATTTTTTCCTCTGTCTTGATGACAGTTGCAGAATGTAGACTCTACATTTTAGCATGGAAACATAGGAGAGTAGTAATAAATTTTCCTTTCAATatttattatgtatgtattaAGTAATTTGTTGGTCTGAGAATGCCTTCAGAGGAAAACAAAATCATCCCCACCAATCTTCCTTCTTCAGTTCCTCTTTTCTCTTCACCCCTCTGGGCTATGGGTGGAGATTCAGGCCTTTGTAATAcggtttcctttcctcccctcctagTTAGCTCCTGGATTCTGCCAGTGTTGTTTTAAGTTCTGCATCCTGTGTATACTGTAACTGGAATGATATGGATATTTCCTCTGATGCAGGGGGGAGAAGACCATagctttctctgtggtgacaGCCTGACTATGAAATTCCCTCCCAGGAGAGATTTAGCTGCCCACACTGTCATTCAGGCACTAGTTAAAGACGTATTTATTAGTACAAGCTTTGGGAGGTATAGGCAAGCATTTTATCTGTTTTACTGCATTGTAGTGATGGtcttattgtgttttattgtctATTTGTACTTTAGAGTCATGGTTTTAGTGGTTCTCATGTGTCATATTGTTTTTATATAGGATCTTAGCTGCCCtaggctccttgcaaggaatgaagaatataaatataaataaatatatagggaAATAAAATTTGGGTGAACCACATCATTGGGGATTTCAGATATTTGTATTATGACAAAGCCAATGACGAAAGTGGCAATCACACATCAAAGGTAAAATTCATATTACAAGAagccattttgcttcttttaaaaatctattttaaggtgtttttttctgtttttattttattttatcttgtatgctgctcctaaattttgaatggggagcagtatataaatattgtaaataaataaataaatggtgaaggTGGTAATTTGTAGCTTTTGGACACATGGTGAAGCCAAGATTTAGTCAGCTTCCTGAGATTTCTGAGCAGCAACTGCAGATATTAGGTGTGAAGGGCTTGGTATAACGCAACTGCTTCTGCTTCCTGTGTATAGTCAACTGCTTTCTTATACGATATGGCAGGGATGCAGAGAATGTATGCCTTCAGAtgtttctggactacaactcccattatccttcactattggctttattggctggggctgatgaatgctgcagttcagcaacatctggtgggtcacatgttccccatcctcgCTGTATGGTAACTTTTTGGGTgacaaccaggtgccttccaacCACGCACACAGGCGTAAAGGTAGCTGAGACTCACGTGCAGGAGGCATAACGTCCGCATTGTTGCTGTCTACAGAGAGGGGCGAGTCAACACACTTCACCCCCAAGCGCTCCCTTTCCTTTTGGCCTTGTGCCTTCCTGTTGCTCTTGTCTGCCTTGAAGGAGACTGAGCTAATTGCCCAACTCCTCCGTCAGTCGCCACCCCCAGCCCGGCACCCGCGCCGCGATTGACGTATCGCAGTGCCAGAAGCTTTGTCAACAGGTGACCCCAGCCGGCGCTATAAATACAGGCGGCTCGGCGAGGCTGAGCTacatttcagcaccatggagagctctcgGCTGCTCGCTTTGCTCGGAGCCGCTCTAGTGCTGCTGGTGGGAGTGAACGGGCAGGAAGAGACGGAGTTCCAGCCGCGAGCCTTGGACCTCTATTCCGCCATAGAGGACACGTCCCACGAGAAGGAGCTGGTAGGTCCCGCcagggaagggtggggaggggcaggtgGGGAGACGAGGCGGTGGCTGTTACGGCGCCTAGCTAGACGCTCGTTTTCTAAGCTTTGCATTATAGGAAGGAGTCTTGGGAAAACTTCGAATGCCtatagtcagtggaggctggtggctccgacgtcagtggggcagtgaatccgctccgagtttcagtcagaactctgaaggagataTCCACGGttcgcaccttggagagctcctttagcgcTCTGACCGGTTCTGGACTGCTTATAGCACAGCTCCTCTaggcaacctggcgccctccagatatgttggactacaaatcccatcagcctcatTTCCACCACAAATGGGGATCATGGGACCAACACATTTGGGGGAgtcaggttgcccatccctgttaaaTAGAGAGATGTTCTGAACACGAAGGATGGTTGGAACAGAAGCTcgagaaggaggaaaggggggcaTCGCCTCCGTAGTCCCTGGGAGGCAGCCCCGGGTTGTCGCCGAGTCTCCGGATCTTCCCAATTTCTATccgtccccaccccctccccgagCATGGTTTGCTCGATCTTTTGACCGGGAAGGTTTGTGTGTCTGCAGATCGAGGCGCTGCAGGAAGTCCTGGAGAAACTGAAAAGCAAACGGCTCCCGCATTATGAGAAGAAGTACGGCCAAGTCCCCATGGTGAGTGGCTTCGGATCTCATCCCGCAACAGGAAAAGGGGCAGTTTTTAAGCAGATGTTTCCAAGAGCAAAAGTAGGCTGGTGGGGAGAAAGTCAAGAGCCGGATTTGTAATTCTGAAAACTGAACATTTCCCCCAGAGTGAATGGCTCTGACTCTGCTCTGATGACAATCTGGAGGAAATCCACAGATGTtcatttactctgaagtaattgCCCTTGGGAGTTGCGTGTCCTGCCCCCTTCAATCGCTTTGTAGCTTTCCTTGCAATAAATGCTGGTGTAACTTCCTGTCTCTCTGTCCCTTCATTCTCTTAATCCATCCCTATAGGTAacttaaggctgcaattgtataaAACAGGAGTgaactccattgaattcagtgaggcttacttctcagAAGACATGCATAGTATTTCATTGCATGTTTACTGGAAAGTCAGTCCTAGTGAGTTCAGCGGAGCTTACTCTCTCCCAAGCAAGTGTACATAGGACTGCAGGTTCTTTGCCCACTTTGTTATATCCTATGAGATCTATCCTGGAACACATGGAAAACAAAATTCCTTCTCTGCAAAGATTTATGAGAATCTGACCATTGTTTTCAACAGACAACTAGATTCCCTTTTTTGTGCTATTAAATTAGTAGAAGATGAATTTCTTGGTAATTCTTCATTTCACCTCTAACACATCACCCACCCTACATATTGAGTGgaagggggaagtgtgtgtgtgtgtgtgtgtgtgtgtgtgtgtgtaaagaatctCATACAGTCTCCTAAATGTTATTCATATTTAAACTTCCAAATGTTGATATTTGAGCTTTGACTGATTTTCATATTGGTAGTTTTTTACATGTAACATTTGGCAGCACAACCTGTATCTTGGTCAAACAATAGTGGATCAAATTCAAATATTGCATCTTGTCCACTCTACAACCACAAATTTCTTCAGGAAGTATGCTTGTGAGCTTCCAGCTGAGGACTAGAGATACATTTAGGACTTTAATGTGATTTTTCTAGAATGCCCAATACTGTAAGAGGACATCAAATGAACTATTCTCCTCTTCCATTCATTTGATCTTTAATATTATGGAATAGTGGAATATTAATTTGAAtcctaaaaataaacaaaattgtacattaaaatacaaattttgaattttgaattttttaaatcaaaatttcattgttccattttttttgtttaccTTGTTCTTCTAATCTTGCACTGTGTCCTTCTTTGTCTAACTGTTGGTTACTGTCAATGATAGTGCGATGCTGGAGAACAGTGTGCAGTGAGAAAAGGAGCCAGAATTGGAAAGCTCTGTGACTGTCCCAGAGGAACATCTTGTAACAATTTTCTCTTGAAGTGTTTGTAAAGAAATGTCCCATCCCCAGCCACTGCAGAACCAAGGAAGACCCACCGGCCGTGCCTGAAGAATCATACCTGGAATACAGTGGTGGgcggatgggtgggtgggagcggaATATGGTCtccaccacaaaaacaaaaatgggggaaagaaaacagttATGAAGTTTAACTGTGTCTTTTAGGATGTCTGATATTTTCTGTACCACCATTTCTTCTCCATCTTGCCATTTAAAattcttctctcttccttcccctgttctttccatGCGTGTGTATTTCTGTGCAAAGATACTGAACTAATATTTTGaaaattgtatttttgtatgtgGCGAGTCCTCATGAAAATTAAATCTAGAGAGCATTCATGAATTCATCTACATTCTTTGCGGTAAATGAACcaggagaaaaggaggacaggtggaAAGGGTACAGCAtattaaataacagataggaGAGAGCTTTTAATACTTCCCCACTTCCATTAAAGAAGAAATGTTCATTACACACCAGGGAAAATATATCAATAGTAACTCAGCCATGGCAGCATTCCAAAACATCCTGTTGGCGAGTttctttgtttcagtttggtagAACCTTCACCCAGTgcctccatcttcttctttggGGAGTCAGCTTCCTGAACAAATGGGGGAAAGAAGCTACATGTATACTGCATGCGAGGATTCCTGGAAGTTAAGCTGCAACTAGAAACTAGGAATGCTTTTTTCTTGACATAATGTGCAATGGATCGGCATCTGGTGATGTCATTTGAAAGGGTAATATGATGTAATATATAGACAGTTACCAGATTGCAAGCATGTGTCAAGATGGTGACTCAGTAGTAAAAAGTTTCATCTGGCTTGATCATCTACAGCCAATCATCAACCCAGGTCATCCTTTTTCATGTCTGCTTCTTGGTTACTAAATGCATGAGGTGTAAAAGCAGACCTACATTGACATGTTGGGTTGATTTGGAGTAGGTTTTAAAAATTTGGGAAactgggaaagtgtgtgtgtgtgtgttttaacagagTTGCCAAACTAGGCTTTCAGGGAGCCACAAAGTTTTATTGGAAAAGAAGAGAAGGTAATGTTCCTCTGTATAAACTCCAGTTGTTGGATCTTCTTTTAAATTGGTGAAGAAGTACACATGTTCAATGATTGCAAGGGCCTTCTTCAAATCGGTAACAGTGCCTATGATTTCACCAACAGTTTTTGCCAATAAAACACACTTCTAATGGGTGTGTCTTTGGGCATTGTCCACATGGGGTTGTTTTGGGGACCCAATGCCCAAATTTGGTTCAGCTAAACATTGCAAACAACATGGCCTTATGAAGATCTGTGTTAAGCTTTGGCAAGCAATGGAGAAGAATCTGGCCAGGCATCAGAAACTTCAAGTAGCTCACATGAGTTGTAACACCCTCAAATTTTAGGCACCACCTGCCATACATCTCAAATAGCACCAAGACATCAAACATGCAGCATGCAAAACTCTTTATATGGAGGTGCCTTTCAACTAGAgaccctcacaacaacagcaatgccTACGTCAGTATATATAAATATACAGTTGACCACTAGTGGAATGTTTTCATGCATCTGAGAGAATTCAGAACATACAGAGATACATACATCATTATGAATATTTTATAAGATCATTGAGAACATTTTATGTGGAGTTGGTGGTAGGCATAGCTACAGCTGTGAGAATAGAGCTGTGAGAATGAATATGTAATCGATGCATCCTAATGATTTAAAAGCACATAAAACAGATAACTTCTGTAACTATGTACATCTCATACATTTAGATGTTTTTCAATCATGCTCCATTGTCTTTTAAGCCTTTATTTGATTGTTAATAAAACCACTGTTACAAGGCCCATTTTTAGTGTTATCATTTCCCCCCTTGTTTGAATATCTCCAGAGATTTGAGAATGATTATATTCAGGCATTTTGGATGATATTGGTGCTTTTACTCAGATAGAGATTGTCTACAAATTACCTGATGCTCTATCACAGGGCTGGTGAACCTATGGATCTCCAGACACAGAGGAACTCCTATTGGCCAGGCtagctggaactgatgggaattggatCTCAACAATATCTGGGGCTCGTCTACatgggagtggtggcaggtgatctacatgacgcagccgccactctgaaggcATCCAGGGACAAAACCTCAAAGCTCCACGCTAAAAAAGTCgggtacttaccccaacttttttagcatGGAGCCAGGCTCCGTGCCTCAGCGGAGCCttcttaaggaaaaaaaaaaattaaagggggaagggggcttacagGGAGCCCCGGGCTTCACagtgatacattttaaagaatggggtgtgtgagagaggaatggggccgcATGGAGTCAGCCACCACTGCCTGCATCCAGAGTGATCTCCAAAGGCGAAccagctgccttgttcctccctcccttgttccccccagttagctgtaaatgcgatccttcgcatttacagctaaaaaaaaaaccactttcccCATTAAAATACCCCCACTTACCAGAGAAGGGGGGTtgcggatgctcccaggcacctCTGGAAATgctcaactgcgctccttcctgtatagatgctgggaag
This Elgaria multicarinata webbii isolate HBS135686 ecotype San Diego chromosome 6, rElgMul1.1.pri, whole genome shotgun sequence DNA region includes the following protein-coding sequences:
- the CARTPT gene encoding cocaine- and amphetamine-regulated transcript protein; this encodes MESSRLLALLGAALVLLVGVNGQEETEFQPRALDLYSAIEDTSHEKELIEALQEVLEKLKSKRLPHYEKKYGQVPMCDAGEQCAVRKGARIGKLCDCPRGTSCNNFLLKCL